Proteins encoded in a region of the Coffea eugenioides isolate CCC68of chromosome 4, Ceug_1.0, whole genome shotgun sequence genome:
- the LOC113767577 gene encoding tropinone reductase homolog At5g06060-like — MESAVGKNSPRWSLSGMTALVTGGTRGVGHAIVEELAGLGAIVHTFSRQEAELNERLEEWSSKGFKVTGSVCDASSREQRMQLMEKVSSIFNGKLNILVNNVGTFVRRPAEVYTAEEYNLVVSTNLESCHHFSQLAYPLLKASGIGNIVFLSSVAGLVSVNYTSVYAMTKGAMNQLTKNLACEWAKDNIRVNAVAPWYIRTPLVEEVLNEREYRERVESRTPMRRVGEPEEVSSVVAFLCLPAASYITGQVIAVDGGMTVNGFE, encoded by the coding sequence ATGGAGAGTGCCGTTGGAAAAAATAGTCCAAGATGGTCTCTTTCTGGAATGACTGCTCTAGTCACCGGTGGAACTCGAGGAGTCGGGCATGCAATCGTGGAGGAACTAGCCGGACTAGGTGCAATAGTGCACACATTTTCAAGACAAGAAGCTGAGCTGAATGAGCGCTTGGAAGAATGGTCCTCCAAGGGATTCAAAGTCACTGGTTCGGTCTGTGATGCATCTTCAAGAGAGCAAAGAATGCAGCTCATGGAAAAGGTTTCTTCTATCTTCAATGGGAAGCTCAATATCCTTGTGAATAACGTTGGAACATTTGTACGCAGGCCAGCTGAAGTATACACTGCTGAAGAGTATAATTTGGTTGTTTCTACAAATCTTGAATCTTGTCACCATTTCTCCCAACTCGCTTACCCCCTCCTGAAAGCTTCTGGGATTGGAAACATTGTTTTCCTGTCCTCCGTTGCAGGTCTGGTAAGTGTGAACTATACATCCGTTTATGCAATGACAAAAGGTGCAATGAATCAACTCACAAAGAATTTGGCTTGCGAGTGGGCTAAAGATAACATCCGGGTTAATGCTGTTGCACCATGGTACATAAGAACCCCACTCGTGGAAGAGGTTCTGAATGAAAGAGAATACAGGGAGAGGGTAGAATCAAGAACTCCTATGAGGCGAGTTGGAGAGCCAGAAGAAGTTTCCTCTGTAGTTGCTTTCCTTTGTCTACCGGCTGCTTCCTATATCACTGGCCAAGTTATAGCTGTGGATGGAGGAATGACTGTCAACGGATTTGAATAG